One region of Duncaniella freteri genomic DNA includes:
- a CDS encoding pyridoxal phosphate-dependent aminotransferase: MPQVSERGILMPASPIRRLAPLANAAKARGTKVYHLNIGQPDVPTPPEGLAALKNIDRKVLEYSPSDGLPSLRKKLKEYYKRFNIEVETDDIIVTTGGSEAVLFAFMACLDPGDEIIVPEPAYANYMAFAISAGAKIVTVPSTIDEGFALPNVDKFEALITPRTKGILICNPNNPTGYLYTMKEMLQIRDLVKKYDLFLFSDEVYREFCYTGAPYISAFHLPGIEEQVVLVDSVSKRYNECGIRIGALITKHPELKKNVMKFCQARLSPPLLGQIVAEASIDTSPEYMLATYNEYVERRKFLIDQINKIPGCYTPIPMGAFYTVVKLPVDDADKFCQWCLSDFSLDGETIFMAPAAGFYTTPGMGKDEVRMAYVLEKDELAKAMKVLAAALEAYPGKTI, encoded by the coding sequence ATGCCACAAGTATCTGAACGCGGGATACTGATGCCCGCATCCCCCATACGTCGCTTAGCCCCCCTTGCCAACGCCGCCAAGGCACGCGGCACCAAAGTATATCACCTCAACATCGGACAGCCCGATGTGCCAACCCCGCCCGAAGGACTTGCAGCACTGAAGAACATCGACCGCAAGGTGCTGGAGTACAGCCCGTCGGACGGACTTCCGTCCCTGCGCAAGAAACTGAAAGAGTACTACAAGAGATTCAATATCGAAGTCGAGACCGACGACATCATCGTGACCACCGGAGGCTCCGAAGCTGTGCTCTTCGCATTCATGGCATGCCTTGATCCTGGCGACGAGATAATAGTGCCCGAACCCGCCTATGCCAACTACATGGCATTCGCCATCTCGGCAGGAGCAAAGATTGTCACCGTGCCATCCACAATCGATGAAGGCTTCGCCCTTCCGAATGTCGACAAATTCGAGGCTCTCATCACTCCGCGCACCAAAGGAATCCTCATATGCAACCCCAACAACCCCACAGGTTATCTCTACACAATGAAAGAGATGTTGCAGATACGTGACCTGGTGAAGAAATACGACCTATTCCTATTCTCCGATGAAGTGTACCGCGAATTCTGCTACACAGGCGCGCCTTACATCTCGGCGTTCCATCTCCCTGGCATCGAGGAGCAGGTAGTGCTTGTGGATTCTGTGTCGAAACGCTATAACGAATGCGGAATCCGCATCGGAGCTCTCATCACAAAACATCCCGAGCTTAAGAAGAATGTGATGAAATTCTGCCAGGCAAGGCTCAGCCCCCCGCTGCTGGGACAGATCGTAGCAGAGGCATCGATCGATACATCCCCCGAATATATGCTCGCCACCTACAACGAATACGTGGAGCGCAGAAAATTCCTCATCGACCAGATCAACAAGATACCTGGCTGCTACACCCCTATACCTATGGGCGCGTTCTACACAGTGGTAAAACTCCCTGTCGACGACGCCGACAAGTTCTGCCAGTGGTGTCTTAGCGACTTCAGCCTCGACGGAGAGACCATATTCATGGCTCCCGCAGCAGGATTCTACACCACTCCCGGAATGGGAAAAGACGAGGTGAGAATGGCATATGTACTTGAGAAAGATGAGCTTGCAAAAGCCATGAAAGTACTCGCCGCCGCTCTTGAAGCATACCCCGGAAAGACTATCTGA